Below is a window of Cryobacterium sp. PAMC25264 DNA.
CGAGAGGTCACCGCATGACCGGGTCCGCCGTCGTCACGCCGATCGCACCGCGCCTCCAGGCCGACCGCTACCTCGTGCCCGATGTGGCGCGCGGCGTCGCGATCATGGCGATGCTCGTCGCGCACGCGGGGCCGGTCATGGCCACCCAACCGGCCGCCACCCTCTTCCTGCAGGGGCAGCTCAATGACGTCGCCTCGCCGCTGTTCGCCACCACGATGGGCGCCGCGGCGGCGATCGTGCTGGCCAAGGCTGGAAACAGTCGCGGGGCGGTGCGTTCCGTACTCGTACAGAACATCATCCGCGGCGCCATCCTGGTGGGGCTGGGCCTGTGGCTGGCCAGTTGGGGCAGCTGGATCGCGGTCGTGTTGTCGTTTCTGGGCATCGTGCTCGCCATCGGCACTCCGCTGGTGCTGCTCCGCACCCGGGCGTTGATCGCCGCGTTGGCGGTGGTCCTGGTTTTGGGCGCCCCGCTCAACGACCTGATGCTGGCCGCCACCGGCCCGCTCATCACGGTGGGCGAGCGCACCCCGGCGAGCTTCCTGCTCGAGTGGGTCTTCCTCAGCCCGCACTACCGGGTGACCAACCTGCTGCCCTGGTTCCTGTTCGGTGCGCTGCTGTTCCGCATCCGTTTCGGCGGCCGCACCGCCGGGTGGGTGCTGCTGGCGATCGCCGTGCCCGCGTGGTTCGCCGACCCGCTGATCCGAAGCGTCACCGGAGCCGAGTTCAGCCCCACAGGCAGCTACCTCGACACCCTGCACGACACCGGGCTGGTGCTGCTGGCGCTCGGCCTCATCATGCTGCTCAACTCGATCCGCCAGAGACCCGCCGCGACCGTCGTGCGCGCGGTCTTCCTGCCTCTACGGGCGATCGGCTCGATCTCGCTGTCGCTCTATGTGTTCCAGGTGGGGTGGTGGCGCTGATGTACAAGAACGGCATCCGCTTCGGCAGCACCGACCCGGTGGCTTGGCTGGTTCTCGTCGTGGGCGTGCCCATCGTAGGCATCCTCTGGTGGCGGTTCGTGGGCCGTGGGCCGATCGAATGGCTAATCGGCGTGGTCAGCGGCCGGTACCACCCCGGCTTCTTCCGGCGCCCGCGAGAACGGTGAAAGTGCCGCTTCACGGCGCTGATGTAGCCACCCCCTCGCTCTCGCGGAGCGTTATGGCGCGTGCTACCGTCGGGGCATGACCCCGCAGGAGCTCGAGAATCTGGTGTGCCTGCGCCGCGCGCGTGACCTCATCGACCGGGACTACGCCCAACCGCTGGACGTGCCCACCATCGCCCGGCGCGCGCTGATGTCGCCCGCGCATTTCTCCCGGCAGTTCCGTGCGGCCTACGGCGAAACGCCCTACAACTACCTGATGACCCGCCGCATCGAGCGGGCGATGCAGCTGTTGCGGGCCGGTGCGACCGTGACGGATGCGTGCATGGCGGTCGGCTGCACCTCGCTCGGCTCGTTCAGTTCCCGGTTCACCGAGATCGTGGGCGAGAGCCCGAGCGCGTACCGCCGCCATGAGCACGGCGCGGTCAAGGCCATGCCGGCCTGTGTGGCGATGGCACACACGCGTCCGGCACGCACTGGCGCATCCGGCTCGTCGAGCGGTCCCGTGTCGAGCCGTCCCGCTTCGAGCAGGATCGAAGAAGCCGGCTGCGCGGCGGCGGCCTAAAGTCGCCGGTATGACAATCTCACTGCAGTACTGCAACATCACCGTGAACGACGTCGATGAGGCCATCGCCTTCTACAGCGGCGCCCTCGGCCTGCAGGTGCGAAGCGATGTGCCTTCGGGCAGGTACCGCTGGGTCACCCTGGGCAGCGACGCGCAGCCTGGGCTCGAGATCGTGCTCTCCGAACCGCACGCCGGACGCTCGCCGGCCGACGGCGACGCGATGCAGGAGCTGCTCACCAAGGGCGTGCTGCCGATGCTCGTCTTCCGCTCCGACGACGTCGACGCGACCTTCGAGACCCTCCGCGCCTCGGGCGCCGAGGTGCTGCAGGAACCGATCGACCAGCCCTGGGGCCCGCGCGACTGCGCCTTCCGCGACCCGTCGGGCAACACCGTGCGCATCGCTCAGGCGCCGGCCGACTAGGCATCGCGCTGTCGGCGAGACCCTAGGCGTCGGCGGGCGGCGAGGACGGAACCCGGCGGTCGGCGAGGGCCGCCTGGTGCAGCGGCTCCAGCGCGGAGTCGAGGGCCGCTTCGAGCGGCCAGGCCGAGTGCATCGGCTGGCTGAGCACGAGCCCGCCCTGGATGGCGGCGAGGATCACCACGGCAATGCGCTGGGGGTCGACCTCCCGGTCGATCTGACCGGCGGCCTGCATTTTTGTCACGCCCACTGCCAGCAAGTCCCGCCAGTCAGCCATGCTGGCGCCCAGGAATGCCTCCAGGTCGGGATCGGTCATGGCGGCCTGCGTGGCCAGCGACCCGATCGGGCACGCCCAGCGCCCCAGGCCCAGGTAGTACTCCACCAGGGCGGCACGCCACTGGTTCCAGGACTCCCAGGTGCTCAGGTCGTGGACGAATGGCTCCTGGGCCTCGAGGAGCTGCTGACCCTCCCAGGTTGCGACCTCGCGCACGAGCTCGGTCTTGCCGCCGGGAAAGTAGTGGAAGAGCTGGCTCTTGCTAGTGAGCGTGGCCGCACGCACGGTGTCCAGAGTGGTGCCGCCGATCCCCGCGGCGAGGATCTGCTCGCCGGTGGCCTCGATGATCCGCTGCCGAGTGGCCCGGCCGCGGGCTGTGATCTTCTTCTCCTCCATTTTTCGATCGTAGCTCACTGGACCGCTTGGTCCATACTGTGGTACGAATGGACCATGAAGTCCACTCCTGAAGATCGCCGGTCCCTCGTCGCCGACTCCCATCGCGCCGCCTTCGGGGCCGAGTCGACCGCCCTCGAGGTGGTGGAGGGGGTCGACCTGACCGGTCGCTCCGCTCTCGTCACCGGGGCGAGCTCCGGCATCGGGGTGGAGACCGCCCGAGCTCTGGCCGCCGCCGGTGCGGGCGTCACTCTCGCCGTTCGGGACCTCGCGGCCGGCGCCCGCACGGCCGCGGACATCCGTGCGACTACCGGAAGCGACATCGTGCGGGTGGTCCACCTCGACCTGGCCGACCTCGGCTCGGTGCGAGACTTGGCCGCGAGCTGGACCGGGCCGCTGCACATCCTGGTGAACAACGCGGGGATCATGCACACCCCCGAACTGCGCACCCCGGCCGGTTGGGAGCTGCAGTTCGCGGTGAACCACCTGGGCCACTTCGCCCTCGCGACGGCGCTGCATCCGGCCCTCTCCGCGGCCGGCAACGCCCGGATCGTGGCGGTGAGTTCGAGCGGGCACGGGTCCAGCGGTATCCGGTTCGACGACCTGTTCTTCGAGCGGGATGCCTACGACTCGGGCCTCGCGTACGGCCAGTCGAAGACCGCGAACGTGCTGTTCGCCCTCGAGGCCACCCGGCGGTGGGCGGACGACGGCATCACCGCGGCCGCCCTGATGCCCGGAGGTATCTGGACGAACCTGCAGCGGCACTGGGATCCGGAGATGCTGGCCGGGATGAAGCGCCGCTATCCGGGGAAGAGTGCGGCGCAGGGGGCCGCGACCTCGGTGTTCGTGGCCACCCGGGCGACGCTCGGCGTGGGGACGCCCGGGTACTACGAAGATTGCCACCCGGCCCAGGTAGTGCCGGCGATCGAGGACGGGATCCACGGTGTGGTGCCGCACGCGCTCGATGCGCAGGCCGCCCGCCGGTTGTGGGAGGTCTCGGCCGGGTTGGTCACCTCGGCCTGACGGCTCACGGGGACTCGACAGGCTCGACCAGCGCGTGGTCGCGACCATCAGACCGACTCACGGGGACTCGACAGGCTCGACCGACGGACGGGCGCGACCTGCGAACCAGGTCACCGGGTCTCGACGAGCTCGACCGACGACGGGGGCGCGACCGACGATGGGGGCGGACGGGCCGCCCGGCCGCGGATGAGCCGGGGCATACTGGCGGCAAGCGCGCGACGCTCCTCGACCTCCGGCTGCGGGGCAGCGCGCATCGGGAGGGACCAGCGTGAGCTTCTGGATCTGCGCGACCTGCGGCGTCGAGCACGCCGACAACGCCGGGGTGTGCGCCATCTGCGCCGACGAACGACAGTGGGTACCGGCGGCGGGCCAGCAGTGGACGACCCTGTACGACCTGCACGAGGCCGGCACCCAGGCCAGGCTGCTCGACCTCGAGCCGGATCTGTTCGGCATCGAGAGCACGCCCGCCGTGGGCATCGGCCAGCAGGCCAAACTACTCTGCACGCCCTCCGGCACGGTGCTCTGGGACCCGATCGGGTTCGTCGACAACGACATCGCCACCCAGGTGCTCGAGCACGGGCCGGTGCGGGCGGTCGTGGCGAGTCACCCGCACATGTTCGGCGTTCAGGTGGAGTGGAGCCGGGCGCTCGGGCATCCTCCGGTGCTCGTGGCCGAAGTCGACCTGGCCTGGTTGGCCCGGCGCGACCCGGTCATCCAGCCCTGGTCCAGCGAGGTGCACCTACTGCCGGGCGTGACGCTCGTGCAGGTGGGCGGGCATTTCCCCGGCAGCGCCGTCATCCACTGGGCAGACGGCGCCGGCGGCCGGGGAGTGCTGCTCAGCGGCGACACCGTGTTCGCCAACCCCGACCGCAGCTCGGTGAGTTTCATGCGCAGCTACCCCAACCGGCTGCCCCTCTCGGGCCCGGTCGTGGAGCGCATCGCGCGCACGCTGGAGCGATTCGAGTTCGACCGGCTGTACGGCAACTTCGACAACATGATCGCGGCGGATGCCCGGGCGATCGTGCGCCGGTCGGCCGACCGGCACTGGGACTGGGTGCGCGGCGACTTCGACCACCTCACCTGAGGCGCGGCTCGACACAGCAGGCGGCCCGGGCCACACAGCCCGGCCAGGCAGCGGGGTCAGGTAGCCGGGCCCAGTAGCCGAGTCACGTGGTCCGCAGGGGCCGGTCGGGCGGTTCGGGCAGCATACGTAGACCCACGGGCGTGTTGGCCACCTGCACGAGTTCGTCGATCCAGGCCGCGGTCAGGTCGCCGGGCGCGCCCCCAGGGCCCGCTCTGCTGCCGACCCCTCGGGCAGCACGAGGTCGAAGGTCGCCTCGCCCAGCCGCACGGTGACCACCACGGCAGCGAGGTATTTCGGATGCGGCGCCACGGTGACCCGGTCGATCGCACCGAGCGGAATCGTGCTGTGCGAGCGGGACAGATCGGGGGTGTTGCCGCGCACCAGCCAGGCCTTCCGCCCCAGGATGTGCAGCTCGGTTTCGGTGCGGCAGAGCACGGCGCCGTGCAGCGTCATCGGGTAGAGGGCGTGCACGGCCCGGGTGAGCAGGCCGCCGCGCGGGATGAGCCCCGCACGCCCGTGGGCGGCGAGCAGGCTCGCACCGAAGTGGTGGCGCAACAGGTCGAAGTACGAGGTGACCAGGCCCACGTCCTGCTTGCCGAGGTCGAGCAGGTCGAGCGCCGGCGGCGCATCCGTTGCGGGCAGGGTCGCGGCGCCGGCTCGCGGGGCCGCGCGGGTCAGCTCGCCCAGCACGTCGATGAGTCGGGTGATCACTTCCTGGGACGACCCGTTGTACGGCACGGCGAGCGTGTCGCCCGCGCGCGTGAGGATGCTCAGCCGGCCGTCGACGAGGTCGACGGTGTCGGTGATCGCCACGATGTCGGCGTAGCCGAGGGCGCGCTCGGTGAAGCTGCCGCCCGTGCGGCTGAGCACGATGAGCGCGGCCGGGGCCACGATGATGAGGTGGTCGTAGAGGTCCATCGTGGGCAGCGCGTCCCGGCGGCTGATGTTGCGGGGCACCTTGAGCACTAGGCGACTGACAGCGAAGTCCACCGGGTAGTCCCGGTAGAGGCCGGGCACCTCGGCGGCATTTCGCACCTGGTCCACCCAGGGGCCGAACGCGTCGAACTCCGCCGATCGGGTCATATCCGTCGCACTCACTGGCTGCCTTCTGCGAGCCCGCTCCGGTGCGCGCCCGCTCACGGCCGCTGTGCCGCTGATGATCAGGCTAGACCGTGAGGACCGTACGGGCCGACCGGTCAGAGCGGTGTGCGAACCGAACGGATGAGCCGACGAAGCCATCTTCGATACTGTTAGCACGATCGGGCCCGCCACCGGTCGCGCCGCGCCGACGCCCTCACGACAGACTGCACAGCGCTGTCCCCAGGTTATCCACATGACAATCCACAGCCTGTGAGTAGTCAGGGCGGGGATTTCCACACCCTGTGCACAGATTTATCCACAGGTGTGAACACGAATGCAGGTTCGAAACTCTGCGGCCTGCCCTCGGGATGGGCCTAGAGCGTTGAAGGGATGCGGGCTACGCTCCCCCGCATGCAGACCCAACATTATGAACTCACGGTGCACGCGCCGGCCGAGGTGGTGTGGGAAACGATGCTGGACGATGCGACCTACCGCCTCTGGGCGAGCGCGTTCCATCCCGGCTCCTACTTCGAGGGCTCCTGGCTGCAGGGCAGCGAGATCCTCTTCCTGGGGGACAACGAAGACGGCACGGCGAGCGGCATGGTGGGGGTGATCGCCGAACACCGCCCGCACGAGTTCGTCTCGATCGAATACCGCGGGCAGATCGTGAACGGCGTCGAGGACACCACGAGCGACGGTGCCCGCGCCATCGCCGGCACACACGAGAATTACACCTTCATCGAAGCCGATGGGGTCACCACCGTCACGGTGGACATCGACGTGGACGACCAGTACGCCGACATGTTCGCCGAGATGTGGCCCCGTGCCCTCATCGCGCTCCGGGATCTCTCCGAGGCCGAGGCCCACACCCGCGGGCAGCATCCGGCCGACCGGGAGGGCTGACCGGGGTGCGGGCATCCGTCACCCCGTCTCGGGCCCTGGAGACAGGGGGATGCCGGAGCTACACTCACGCCATGGAATCCCAGCAATTCTTGATCCAGGTGCACGCGTCGGCGGTCGTCGTCTGGCAGACCATGTTCGACGACACGACCTACCGCCAGTGGACGAGTGTGTTCAACCCGGGTTCCAACTTCGAGGGCAACTGGTTGCCCGGCAGCGAGATCCGATTCCTGGGCAGCAACCCGGATGGTACCCACGGCGGCCTGACCGGGATGTTCGGCGTGATCACCGAGAACCGCCCCTACGAATTCGTTCTCATCGAGTATCAGGGTCAAATCGTCAACGATGTCGACGACACCACCAGTCGCGAGGCACGGCAGCTGATCGGAGCTCGGGAGTCCTACTCTCTCAACGAGGTCGATGGGGTCACGACCGTCACCGTCGACGTGGACACGGCGGATACCTACGCCGAACTCTTCGGCGAGCTATGGCCGCAGGGACTGGCCAAGCTCAAGGAACTGGCCGAGGACCGGTCGAATCGTCAACAACGTCGATGACACCAGCAGCCGCGAGGCATGGCAGCTGATTAGGGCCCGCAAGAACCGATACGCCCTAGGGACGCCGGGCGCGAATGGCGCCATAGCCGCGCATGAGTTGGGGCACGACGAGGTACACGGCGACAGGCACCACCACGACGGACAGCACGAAGGCGCGCAGTACCGGGTTCCAGTCGCCGGCGAAGGGAGCGATGGCGAAGAATCCGAGGGT
It encodes the following:
- a CDS encoding helix-turn-helix transcriptional regulator — encoded protein: MTPQELENLVCLRRARDLIDRDYAQPLDVPTIARRALMSPAHFSRQFRAAYGETPYNYLMTRRIERAMQLLRAGATVTDACMAVGCTSLGSFSSRFTEIVGESPSAYRRHEHGAVKAMPACVAMAHTRPARTGASGSSSGPVSSRPASSRIEEAGCAAAA
- a CDS encoding SDR family NAD(P)-dependent oxidoreductase; this translates as MKSTPEDRRSLVADSHRAAFGAESTALEVVEGVDLTGRSALVTGASSGIGVETARALAAAGAGVTLAVRDLAAGARTAADIRATTGSDIVRVVHLDLADLGSVRDLAASWTGPLHILVNNAGIMHTPELRTPAGWELQFAVNHLGHFALATALHPALSAAGNARIVAVSSSGHGSSGIRFDDLFFERDAYDSGLAYGQSKTANVLFALEATRRWADDGITAAALMPGGIWTNLQRHWDPEMLAGMKRRYPGKSAAQGAATSVFVATRATLGVGTPGYYEDCHPAQVVPAIEDGIHGVVPHALDAQAARRLWEVSAGLVTSA
- a CDS encoding TetR/AcrR family transcriptional regulator — encoded protein: MEEKKITARGRATRQRIIEATGEQILAAGIGGTTLDTVRAATLTSKSQLFHYFPGGKTELVREVATWEGQQLLEAQEPFVHDLSTWESWNQWRAALVEYYLGLGRWACPIGSLATQAAMTDPDLEAFLGASMADWRDLLAVGVTKMQAAGQIDREVDPQRIAVVILAAIQGGLVLSQPMHSAWPLEAALDSALEPLHQAALADRRVPSSPPADA
- a CDS encoding MBL fold metallo-hydrolase, whose amino-acid sequence is MSFWICATCGVEHADNAGVCAICADERQWVPAAGQQWTTLYDLHEAGTQARLLDLEPDLFGIESTPAVGIGQQAKLLCTPSGTVLWDPIGFVDNDIATQVLEHGPVRAVVASHPHMFGVQVEWSRALGHPPVLVAEVDLAWLARRDPVIQPWSSEVHLLPGVTLVQVGGHFPGSAVIHWADGAGGRGVLLSGDTVFANPDRSSVSFMRSYPNRLPLSGPVVERIARTLERFEFDRLYGNFDNMIAADARAIVRRSADRHWDWVRGDFDHLT
- a CDS encoding VOC family protein, which translates into the protein MTISLQYCNITVNDVDEAIAFYSGALGLQVRSDVPSGRYRWVTLGSDAQPGLEIVLSEPHAGRSPADGDAMQELLTKGVLPMLVFRSDDVDATFETLRASGAEVLQEPIDQPWGPRDCAFRDPSGNTVRIAQAPAD
- a CDS encoding heparan-alpha-glucosaminide N-acetyltransferase domain-containing protein, which gives rise to MTGSAVVTPIAPRLQADRYLVPDVARGVAIMAMLVAHAGPVMATQPAATLFLQGQLNDVASPLFATTMGAAAAIVLAKAGNSRGAVRSVLVQNIIRGAILVGLGLWLASWGSWIAVVLSFLGIVLAIGTPLVLLRTRALIAALAVVLVLGAPLNDLMLAATGPLITVGERTPASFLLEWVFLSPHYRVTNLLPWFLFGALLFRIRFGGRTAGWVLLAIAVPAWFADPLIRSVTGAEFSPTGSYLDTLHDTGLVLLALGLIMLLNSIRQRPAATVVRAVFLPLRAIGSISLSLYVFQVGWWR
- a CDS encoding SRPBCC domain-containing protein; translated protein: MQTQHYELTVHAPAEVVWETMLDDATYRLWASAFHPGSYFEGSWLQGSEILFLGDNEDGTASGMVGVIAEHRPHEFVSIEYRGQIVNGVEDTTSDGARAIAGTHENYTFIEADGVTTVTVDIDVDDQYADMFAEMWPRALIALRDLSEAEAHTRGQHPADREG